In Mastomys coucha isolate ucsf_1 unplaced genomic scaffold, UCSF_Mcou_1 pScaffold20, whole genome shotgun sequence, one DNA window encodes the following:
- the Fxyd4 gene encoding FXYD domain-containing ion transport regulator 4 — MEGITCAFLLLLAGLPTLKANDPVDKDSPFYYDWESLQLGGLIFGGLLCIAGIAMALSGKCKCRRNHTPSSLPGTATPLITPGELGLWWDAGRKDRIAKATGH; from the exons ATGGAGGGAATAACCTGTGCCTTTCTCCTGTTGCTAGCAG GTTTGCCCACCTTGAAAGCCAATGATCCAGTTG ATAAAGACAGTCCCTTCTACTATG ACTGGGAGAGCCTGCAACTGGGGGGATTGATCTTTGGAGGGCTCCTGTGCATCGCTGGAATCGCCATGGCCCTGA GTGGCAAGTGCAAATGTAGGCGCAACCATACGCCCAG ttccttacCTGGGACAGCCACTCCACTCATCACTCCAGGTGAGCTGGGTCTCTGGTGGGATGCAGGAAGGAAGGATAGGATAGCAAAGGCAACAGGTCACTGA